In Streptomyces sp. P9-A4, the genomic window CGACTTGTACACGTTGCCGATGCCGGCCAGATTGCGCTGGTCGAGCAGGGCGTCGCCGAGGGGGCGGCCCGGGTCGGCGCCGAGCCGCCGTACGGCCTCCTCCGGATCCCAGTCGGGGCCGAGCAGGTCCGGGCCGAGATGACCGACGACCCGGGACTCCTCGGCGGTGCGGAGGAGCTCGAGGACCGGGAGCCGGTAGCCGTACGCGGTGGACTCGGCGTTTCCGAGGATCGCCCGGATCTGGTGCTCGGGGCCGCCGTGCGGACGCTCCCCGGTGGCGTACACCCGCCAGGCGCCGTCCATCCGCAGATGGGAGTGGAGGGTGAGTCCGCCTTCGACGCGGGCGAGCAGGTGCTTGCCGCGCGGGGTGACGTCCAGGAGGGTCCGGCCGGTCAGGTCGGCGGTGGCGAACCGGGGCACCCGGAGGTCCGAGCGGGTCAGGACCCGCCCGGCGAGCGCGGTGTGCAGGCCGCGGGCGGCCTGCCAGACGGTGTCTCCTTCGGGCACGGTTCCATGATGCCGGGTGGGGGGTGGTGTGGGGGATCCTCGCGGTCGGCGGTCCCGGTGGGGGTCAGTCGGACGGTGCGGCCGGGGTCCGTACGCCGAACCACTGCTCGGCGCCGTAGGCCTCGAACCGCTCCACCTCGGTGAAGCCCAGCTTCGCCGCGACGCGCATCGCGCGGTCGTTCGCCGACTGGGTGCAGAGCACCACCGGCTCGTCGGGCAGCGCGTCGGTGAACCAGGCGAGTGCCGCCGCGCAGGCCTCGGTGGCGTACCCGTGTCCCCACGCCGTCGGCAGGAACATGTAGCCGAGCTCCGTCTCCCCGCCGTCCGGGCGGACCCGACCCGGGCGCTCCGGGTCGCGCGGGTCGAGCGTGACCATGCCGATCATCGATCCGTCGAGTTCGATCACGAAGCAGCCCGGGCGCCGCCCGGGCACCTCCGGCACCGCCTTCTTCAGCTCGTCACGCGGTCGGGAACCCCCGACGTACGTGCCCACCTCCGGCGAGGCGAACAGCTCGATGAACGCCGCACGGTCACGGGCTTCGGATGCGCGGAGCACCAGCCGTGCGGTCTCCATCGGGGCCGGCGGCCAGGCAGTGCTTCCGGGACCAGTCATGGTGGGCAACCTATCGCAGGCTCCGGGCGGAACGACCGGGACGGCCGAACGCACGGTGCGGACGCGGTGGGTCAGGCGCGGAGGCGGAGGCCTCTGGGGGTGGCCACGAAGCCCGCGGTCTCCAGGGGGCGGGCCAGGGGGGAGGTCAGGGCCGTCGCGCCGTTGACACGCTCCACCGTGACCGTGCCCAGGGTGCCCGCCCGTGCCGCCGCCGCCAGGGCTTCGGCCGCCGCCCGCAGGCTCGGATCGTCCGGATCGGCGGGCCAGCACAGGAGCGTCTTGCCGCCGCGCTCCATGTACAGCGTCAGCTCGCCGTCGACCAGGACCACCAGCGCGCCCGCCTTGCGCCCCGGCTTGTGCCCGGCGCCGGTCGGCGGCTCGGGCCAGGACAGGGCCGCCCCGTACGCGTTCGCCGGATCCGCCGCCGCGAGGACCAGCGCGCGCGGGCCCGTCGCGGCCTCCACGCCCCGGTCGCGGGCGGTCGCCGCGGCCCGCAGCCGGTCCACCGCCCCGTCCATCGCGAACTGGGCCGCGCCGAGGCCCTCCACCACATAGCCGCGCCGGGCCTGCCCGCTGTCCTCGAAGGCCGCCAGGATGCGGTACGTGGCCGAGAAGCCGCCCTCCACGCCCTCGGCGGCCACCGCGCCCCTGGTGACCACGCCGTGCCGGTCCAGGAGGGTGCGGGCCAGGGCGTGGGCCCGGTGGGTGGGCTCCGGCTCGGCCGGCGGCAGCAGCGACCAGCGGCCGGAGACCGTGGGCGGTCCCGTACGGGAGGCGGGGCGGGCGGCAGCGGTCAGCGTGCCGTACCGGCCGCGCGGGACCGTGCGGCGCGCACGGTGGGCCGTGGACCCGGCCGTGCGCCCCGAGCCGAGGAGGGAGCGCAGCGGGGCCAGGGTGTCGTTGGTGAGCCTGCCGGACCAGGCCAGGTCCCAGACGGCGTCGGCGAGCTGCGGGTCGGTGGCGTCCGGGTGGGTGGTGGCCCGGATCTGGTCGGCGATCTGGCGGAAGAACAGGCCGTACCCGCCGGAGAGGGTCGTGAGGACCGACTCGTGGAGGGCGGACAGCTCCAGCGGATGCGGTGCCGGGAGGAGCAGCGGCGCCGTGTCCGTGAGGTACAGCGAGACCCAGCCGTCCTTGCCGGGCAGCGATCCGGCTCCCGCCCACAGCACCTCGCCGGTGGTGGTCAGCTCGTCGAGGAGGGCCGGGGTGTAGTCCCCGACCCGGGACGGCAGGATCAGCTTCTCCAGGGCCGAGGCGGGGACCGGCGCGCCCTGGAGCTGCTCGATCGCGCGCGCGAGGCCGTCGATCCCGCGCAGGCTGTTGCTCCCCAGGTGCTGCCACTGCGGCAGGAAGGTCGCGAGGGCCGCCGGGGGCACCGGCTCCAACTCGTGGCGCAGGGCCGCCAGGGAGCGGCGCCGCAGCCGGCGCAGGACGGTCGCGTCGCACCACTCCTGGCCGATGCCCGAGGGGTGGAACTCGCCCTGGACGACCCGGCCGGACGCGGCGAGCCGCTGGAGGGCGCCGTCGGTGACGGCCGCGCCGAGACCGAAGCGGGCGGCGGCCAGGGAGGACGTGAACGGGCCGTGGGTGCGGGCGAACCGCGCGAGGAGGTCGCCCAGCGGGTCCTTGACCGGCTCGGTGAAGGCCTCGGGCACCCCGACGGGCAGGGCGGTGCCCAGGGCGTCCCGGAGCCGGCCCGCGTCCTCGACGGCCGCCCAGTGCTCCCGGCCCCCGATCCGCACCCGGATCGCGCGCCGCGCGGCCCCCAGCTCGGTCGCCCAGGCCGCTTCCGCGCCGCGCTCGGCCAGCTCGTCCGCGGTGCGCGGTCCCAGCACCCGCAGCAGGTCGGCGACGCCCTCCATGTCCTTGATCCTGCGGTCGTCCGTCAGCCACTGGAGCTCCCGCTCCAGCTCGGCCAGGACCTCCGGGTCGAGCAGTTCGCGCAGCTCCGCCTGGCCGAGCAGCTCCGCGAGCAGCCGGGAGTCCAGGGAGAGCGCGGCCGCCCGCCGCTCGGCGAGCGGCGAGTCGCCCTCGTACAGGAACTGCGCCACGTACCCGAAGAGCAGCGAGCGGGCGAAGGGGGACGGCTCGGGGGTGGTGACCTCGACCAGGCGGACCCGGCGGGCCTCGATGTCCCCCATCAGCTCGGTCAGACCGGGGAGGTCGAACACGTCCTGGAGGCACTCGCGGACGGCTTCCAGGACGATCGGGAACGAGCCGAACTCGCTCGCCACCTGGAGCAGCTGCGCCGCGCGCTGCCGTTGCTGCCAGAGCGGGGTGCGCTTGCCGGGGTTGCGCTTGGGCAGCAGCAGGGCGCGCGCGGCGCACTCGCGGAAACGCGACGCGAACAGCGCGGAGCCGCCCACCTGGTCGGTGACGATCTGCCCGATCTCGGCCTTGTCGAACAGGGCGTCCGCCGCGCCGACGGGCGCCTTGTCCGCGTCGTACGTCGTGTCGAGGTGCCGGCCGGGGTCGACCGGTTCGTGGTCGAGGAGATCCAGGCCCATGTCCAGGCCCATCAGGTCGGCGTCCGGCAGGCGCAGCACGATGCCGTCGTCCGCGTGCATCACCTGCGCGTCCATGCCGTACCGCTCGGCGAGCCGCGCGCCGATGGCCAGCGCCCACGGGGCGTGTACCTGCGCGCCGAACGGGGAGTGGATGACGACCCGCCAGTCCCCGAGCTCGTCGCGGAAGCG contains:
- a CDS encoding DNA-formamidopyrimidine glycosylase family protein, giving the protein MPEGDTVWQAARGLHTALAGRVLTRSDLRVPRFATADLTGRTLLDVTPRGKHLLARVEGGLTLHSHLRMDGAWRVYATGERPHGGPEHQIRAILGNAESTAYGYRLPVLELLRTAEESRVVGHLGPDLLGPDWDPEEAVRRLGADPGRPLGDALLDQRNLAGIGNVYKSELAFLAGVTPWLPFGELGPGVPARLVATAHRLLDANKDRPDRRTTTTRRTGTPLHVYGREGRPCLRCGAPIRKAELGDRVTYWCPGCQRGPDGNPHNN
- a CDS encoding GNAT family N-acetyltransferase, giving the protein MTGPGSTAWPPAPMETARLVLRASEARDRAAFIELFASPEVGTYVGGSRPRDELKKAVPEVPGRRPGCFVIELDGSMIGMVTLDPRDPERPGRVRPDGGETELGYMFLPTAWGHGYATEACAAALAWFTDALPDEPVVLCTQSANDRAMRVAAKLGFTEVERFEAYGAEQWFGVRTPAAPSD
- a CDS encoding Lhr family ATP-dependent helicase; this encodes MVRSALDSFSPATRGWFTGAFTAPTAAQEGAWQAIGAGSDVLVVAPTGSGKTLAAFLASLDRLASAPPPAEPKQRCRVLYVSPLKALAVDVERNLRSPLTGIRQESVRLGLPEPDIRVGIRSGDTPPAERRSLATRPPDILITTPESLFLMLTSAARDALAGVETVILDEVHAVAGTKRGAHLALSLERLDELLPRPARRIGLSATVRPVDEVARYLSPGRAVEIVQPPSGKEFDLSVVVPVEDMGELGGSPASEGKDGGDKPSIWPHVEERIADLVQAHRSTIVFANSRRLAERLCNRLNEIAYERATGEPLPDGAPPAEIMAQSGAAQGAPALLARAHHGSVSKEQRAQVEEDLKAGRLPAVVATSSLELGIDMGAVDLVVQVESPPSVASGLQRVGRAGHQVGAVSTGVVFPKYRGDLVQAAVVTERMRSGEIESMRIPANPLDVLAQQLVALVALDTWQVDDLLALVRRAAPFSSLPESAFTGVLDMLAGRYPSDAFAELRPRVVWDRVAGTVTGRPGAQRLAVTSGGTIPDRGLFGVFLAGSDPKKGGGRVGELDEEMVYESRVGDVFTLGTTSWRIQDITRDRVLVTPAPGVPGRLPFWKGDQLGRPLELGRAVGAFLREVGALADEDARLRLLAAGLDGWAADNVLAYLREQREACGHVPDDRTILVERFRDELGDWRVVIHSPFGAQVHAPWALAIGARLAERYGMDAQVMHADDGIVLRLPDADLMGLDMGLDLLDHEPVDPGRHLDTTYDADKAPVGAADALFDKAEIGQIVTDQVGGSALFASRFRECAARALLLPKRNPGKRTPLWQQRQRAAQLLQVASEFGSFPIVLEAVRECLQDVFDLPGLTELMGDIEARRVRLVEVTTPEPSPFARSLLFGYVAQFLYEGDSPLAERRAAALSLDSRLLAELLGQAELRELLDPEVLAELERELQWLTDDRRIKDMEGVADLLRVLGPRTADELAERGAEAAWATELGAARRAIRVRIGGREHWAAVEDAGRLRDALGTALPVGVPEAFTEPVKDPLGDLLARFARTHGPFTSSLAAARFGLGAAVTDGALQRLAASGRVVQGEFHPSGIGQEWCDATVLRRLRRRSLAALRHELEPVPPAALATFLPQWQHLGSNSLRGIDGLARAIEQLQGAPVPASALEKLILPSRVGDYTPALLDELTTTGEVLWAGAGSLPGKDGWVSLYLTDTAPLLLPAPHPLELSALHESVLTTLSGGYGLFFRQIADQIRATTHPDATDPQLADAVWDLAWSGRLTNDTLAPLRSLLGSGRTAGSTAHRARRTVPRGRYGTLTAAARPASRTGPPTVSGRWSLLPPAEPEPTHRAHALARTLLDRHGVVTRGAVAAEGVEGGFSATYRILAAFEDSGQARRGYVVEGLGAAQFAMDGAVDRLRAAATARDRGVEAATGPRALVLAAADPANAYGAALSWPEPPTGAGHKPGRKAGALVVLVDGELTLYMERGGKTLLCWPADPDDPSLRAAAEALAAAARAGTLGTVTVERVNGATALTSPLARPLETAGFVATPRGLRLRA